GGCCGCCACTGGGCCACGTCGAGGCGGGTGAGCGCGGCGGTCGTCTCGGCGAGCGCCACCGCCAGTTCGGCCTCCGCCTCGGCCGCGCCCGGCCCGGCCAGCGACGCCTTCGGGGCGTCCGGCGGCAGCGGGTAGACCCGCCAGAGCACCGTCTCCCAGGTCATCCCCGAGCCGGAGGTGTGGCTGCGCACCTCGGGGATCAGCCCGAGGCCGCTGGCGATCACGGCCTCCCCGCTGAGCAGCGCCGCGCCGGCGAAGTCACCGGGGCCGGGCAGCCCCCGCGGGTCGCCCGGCGCGGGCAGCACCAGCCGGATCTCGTCGGGGGAGAGCTTGGCCAGGGTGGGCAGCGCGTCCCGCAGCGGGACATCGGTCCAGGTGCCGGGGGCGTCCGCGACCAGGTGCTCCTCGTCGCCGGCGATGGAGTCGGCGACCTCGTCGAAGGACACCAGGCCGGCACGCCAGGCGCGTACCCAGGCAACAAAACGGCTGGACCGGCGCGGAGCCAGCGTGGCCGCGCCCGTTGCGGGGGAGGACATGCCGAAAGGGTACGTGCTCACCGCCGCCCCTGTCTCGACTGCCGCTCCGGTGGCGTGACCTGCCCCGAACTGCCCGCTTCGCCCCTTCCCGCCCGGCTGCTGCGGCGGCGCGTCGGCGGGCGGCGCGCCGGGTCGGCGGTTAGCGTGCTCGACATGGTGCGGCGATACGGCGATGACGTGCTGGCGGGGGACTGGCGGCGGCGGAAGGTGACTCCCGAGGTCGACGCCGAGCCGGACCTGGTCGTCGAGGACGCCGACTCGGGCTTCTGCGGCGCGGTGGTCGGCTTCGAGTCCGGCGCGGTGGTGCTGGAGGACCGGCACGGACAGCGCCGCAACTTCCCGTTGCTGCCGGCGGCGTTCCTGCTCGACGGCGAGCCGGTGACGCTGCGCCGGCCGGTGCGCTCCCCGGTGCCGGCGGCGCGTCGGCGGACCGCCTCCGGTTCGATCGCGGTCGACAACGTCACGGCGCGGGTCGCCAAGGCCAGCCGGATCTGGGTGGAGGGCATCCACGACGCCGCCCTGGTCGAACGGATCTGGGGCGACGACCTCCGCGTCGAGGGGGTGGTGGTGGAGCCGCTGGACGGCATCGACGCCCTGGACGCCGAGGTACGCGACTTCGGTCCCGGCCCGACCCGACGGCTCGGGGTGCTGGTCGACCACCTGGTGCCCGGCTCCAAGGAGAGCCGGATCGTGGCCCGGGTGACGTCGCCGTACGTGCTGGTCACCGGCCACCCGTACGTCGACGTGTGGCAGGCGGTCAAGCCGGCGGCGCTGGGCATCGCGGCGTGGCCGGTGGTGCCGCCCGGCCAGCCGTGGAAGGAGGGCGTCTGCGCGGCCCTCGGGGTGGCTGAGCCGGCGGCCATGTGGCGGCACATCCTGTCCCGGGTGGACAGCTTCGCCGACGTGGAGACGCCGCTGATCAACGCGATGGAGCGGTTGATCGACTTCGTCACCGAGCCGGCCTGACGCCGCGCACCCCGGTCAGGGCTCCTGGTCCGGGGTGCGGGTGAAGACGAACGTGGCGATGTCGAGGGCGACCGGCTGTCCCGCCTCGTCCCGCAGCACCGTGAGGGTCTCCCCGTGCTGGCTGCCGCTGCGCCCCAGCCAGCGGTCCCGGTCGACCCGGGTGAACCGGAGCACCGGCTGACCCACCGGGCCGGCCCAGAGGTCGCCGGAGGGGTCCGGGCGCAGCTCGTACTCGATGCCCATCCACCACCAGCGGCCGGTCAGCTCGGCCAGCTCGGCGGACGGGACCCCGGCCGGGACCCAGGGGCGCGGCGCGGTCGGCTCCGCCTCCAGCACCACGGTGAGGACCTGCCGGGCCAGCCCGACGATGTGGTGCCCGCCGCGCAGGCCGTACGAGTTGGCGAAGTCGACCACGGCGGTCCGGGTGGGACGGTGCACCACCAGCCCGGCGAGGTAGCCGGGCATCGAGCCGCCGTGGCCGAGGTACACCCGCTCGCCGACCCGGTAGAGCTCCACGCCGAGGCCGTGCCCGCCGGTCCAGGCGTCGACGTCGCTGATCACCACCGGCGCGCACATCTCGGTCACCGTCTCCCGGGCCAGCAGCGCCGGGGCCGGGTCGGCGAGGAAGGCCGCCCAGCGGCCGAGGTCCTCGACCGTGGACCAGAGCTGCCCGGCCGGTGCCATCGCCCCGGTGTCGGTACGCGGCTCCTCCCGCAGCGTGTCGTGCCAGGGGTGCACCACGTGGCCGCGGGCGTACGGCTCGGTGGCGTGGTACGTGGTCCGGTGCATGCCCAGCGGATCCAGCAGGCGCTCGCGGAGCAGGTCGTACCAGGGCGTGCCGGTGATCCGCTCCAGCACCCCGCCGAGCAACCCGTACGCCAGGTTGGAGTAGTGGTAGACGTGGTGCGGCGGGTAGGCGATCTTGTCCGGGGTCAGCCCGGCGAGCAGGGTGGCCAGGTCGGCGCCCTCGGTCCGCTCCCACCAGGAGCCGTCCGGTTCCCGTTGCAGGCCGCCGGCGTGGCCGAGCAGTTGGCGCAGGGTGAGCGCGCCGACCGGGGTGCCGGGCAGGTGCCGCTCCAGCGGGTCGTCGAGCGCGAGCCGCCCGGCGTCGCGCTGCTGCATCACCAGCACCGCCGTCATCGTCTTGCTGATCGAGCCGATCCGGTACTGCCGGTCGGCGTCCGGTCGGGGGTGTTCACCGGCCCCGGCGAGGTGGACCAGCTCTCCGTCCCGGACCACGCCGAGGGCGAGCGACGGGGTGCGTCCCTCGGCCTGGGCCCGGCCCACCAGCAGGTCTACCTGACGGATCGTCTCGGGCAGCAGGGGCACGGTGTTCTCCTGACGTCGGCGGGTCGGGGCGCCCGCCGAGCTTACTGATCATCGCGGGGCGGGGCGGCGTGCCACGACGTGTCACGATTGGTGCGTGGACGCCGTGCTGTGGGTCGTGTTGGGTGTCGTACTGGCCGTCGCCGAGATCTTCACGACGACGCTCTTCCTGATCATGTTCGCCGCCGGCGCCTTCGCGGCGGCGGGCGCCGCCGCGCTCGGTGCTCCCGTGCCACTTCAGGCGCTGGTCTTCACGGTGGTCTCCGCGCTCTCCGTGGCGGTGGTCCGGCCGGTGATCCGCCGGCACGGGCTCTCCGCGCTGGAGAGCGGGGAGCAGGCGTTCGGCGTCGAGGCGTTGGAGGGGGTCACCGCCCTGGTGCTGGAGCCGGTGGACACCGAGCGGGGCCTGGTCAAGATCGACGGTGAGTTGTGGAGCGCCCGCTCGTACGACGCGACGCAGAGCTTCGCGGCGGGTGAGCGGGTGCAGGTGATAAAGGTCCAGGGTGCCACTGCCCTGGTCTGGCAGGACGACATTTCCACCCCGGGCGAGCTGCCCGAAGGGACAAGGTGAACGGTATGGAGTTTGCAGCGGTCCTGTTGATCGCGATCGCGGTGATCGTGATGGTGACCCTGGTCAAGGCGGTACGGATCGTGCCGCAGCAGCGGCAGGACGTGGTGGAGCGGCTCGGCAAGTACAAGCGGACGCTGAACCCGGGCCTGAACCTGCTGGTCCCCTTCATCGACGCGGTCCGGACCAAGGTCGACATGCGAGAGCAGGTGGTCAGCTTCCCGCCGCAGCCGGTGATCACCTCGGACAACCTGGTGGTCTCGATCGACACCGTCCTCTACTTCAAGGTGGTCGACGCGGTCCGGGCCACCTACGAGATCTCGAACTTCCTCCAGGCGATCGAGCAGCTGACCGTGACCACGCTGCGGAACGTGATCGGTTCGCTCGACCTGGAGCGGGCGCTGACCAGCCGCGAGGAGATCAACCGGCACCTGTCGGGCGTGCTGGACGAGACCACCGGCCGCTGGGGCATCAAGGTCACCCGGGTGGAGATCAAGGCGATCGAGCCGCCGGCGAGCATCCGTGACTCGATGGAGAAGCAGATGCGCGCCGAGCGGGACCGCCGCGCGGCGATCCTGACCGCCGAGGGGCACAAGCAGTCGCAGATCCTCACCGCGGAGGGCGAGAAGCAGTCCGCGGTGCTGCGCGCCGACGGTGACCGGCAGGCCCGGATCCTCCAGGCCGAGGGTCAGGCCAAGGCGATCCGGACGGTCTTCGACGCGATCCACCAGGCCAACCCGAGCCAGAAGGTGCTCGCCTACCAGTACCTCCAGGCGCTGCCGCAGATCGCCAACGGCACCGCCAACAAGGTGTGGATCGTCCCGGCCGAGCTGACCAAGGCCCTGGAGGGGATGGGCGGCGCGCTGGGCGGGCTGGCCAACATGGTCGGCGACGTGCCGTCACCCGAGGCCGCGGACCACGCGAGCGCGGTCGAGCGGGAGGCCGCCGAGGCCGCCCGGGCGGCGGCGAGCGCCGCCCAGCAGATCCACGACGAGGTACGCGTCGCCGAGGCGCAGGCCACCGGGGGCACCGCCCCGCAGGGGCTGCCGGCGCCGGAGCCGGTCTCCCCGGGCAGCCTGCTCAACGACCCGGCGGACCGGCGCGAGCGGGGCTGACCCGGCCGCCGTCCGACCCCGGGCGGCAAATGCGAGAAACACTCATACGGCGTCCCGGCGCCTGCCACGATCGGTCTGAGGACGGGTGGTGAGCAGGAGTCGGGGCGCCGTACGCGTCCCGCGCCGCCCGTCGGCGGAGCGAGGTGACGCATGAAGGATCCGGCGAACCGCGTGTGGTCCAGGACCCCGGTACCCGGCGCGCACGATCCCGCCGGACCGCTCGGCACCCGGCGTACCGGGGGCGGGTTCCAGGTGCTGCCGTTCGTTGCCGATCCGGGGCCGGCCGCCCCGGCCACCAACGCCAGCTGGGCCTGGTCCGTACGCCGGTTCGCCCGCGCCGCGGTGTGGCTGCTGCCCGCGTACGCGATCCTCTACGGCGTGGTGGCGATGGCCAGCGACGGCGGGGTGGGCAACGACCCCTACCCGGCCGACGGCAGGCCGGTCTACCTGGTGGGGTGGGTGGCCGCGGTCTGGCTCGGCCTGCTCGCGCTGCTCGCCCTCACCGGCCTGCTCGCCGCGACCCGCTGTCGGCGGGTGGCCGCGGCCGGGCTGCTGGTGAGCCTCGCCGGCATGGTGCTGATGCTGCCCTTCGCCGGGCTCGCCGAGCAGACCCCGGTCTTCGGCACCACCGCGCGGAGCCTGGTCCTGGTCGGTGCCTTCTGCTACAGCGTGGGCTGGTTCCTCACCGGCTGGTCGGTCGCCCGGTCGGGGATGTTCAGCTACGGCGACGGGGTGATGCTCATGATCGCGTCCCCGCTGCTCGGCCTCGGCGGC
This genomic interval from Micromonospora sp. CCTCC AA 2012012 contains the following:
- a CDS encoding DUF3097 domain-containing protein, with translation MVRRYGDDVLAGDWRRRKVTPEVDAEPDLVVEDADSGFCGAVVGFESGAVVLEDRHGQRRNFPLLPAAFLLDGEPVTLRRPVRSPVPAARRRTASGSIAVDNVTARVAKASRIWVEGIHDAALVERIWGDDLRVEGVVVEPLDGIDALDAEVRDFGPGPTRRLGVLVDHLVPGSKESRIVARVTSPYVLVTGHPYVDVWQAVKPAALGIAAWPVVPPGQPWKEGVCAALGVAEPAAMWRHILSRVDSFADVETPLINAMERLIDFVTEPA
- a CDS encoding NfeD family protein, which translates into the protein MDAVLWVVLGVVLAVAEIFTTTLFLIMFAAGAFAAAGAAALGAPVPLQALVFTVVSALSVAVVRPVIRRHGLSALESGEQAFGVEALEGVTALVLEPVDTERGLVKIDGELWSARSYDATQSFAAGERVQVIKVQGATALVWQDDISTPGELPEGTR
- a CDS encoding SPFH domain-containing protein yields the protein MEFAAVLLIAIAVIVMVTLVKAVRIVPQQRQDVVERLGKYKRTLNPGLNLLVPFIDAVRTKVDMREQVVSFPPQPVITSDNLVVSIDTVLYFKVVDAVRATYEISNFLQAIEQLTVTTLRNVIGSLDLERALTSREEINRHLSGVLDETTGRWGIKVTRVEIKAIEPPASIRDSMEKQMRAERDRRAAILTAEGHKQSQILTAEGEKQSAVLRADGDRQARILQAEGQAKAIRTVFDAIHQANPSQKVLAYQYLQALPQIANGTANKVWIVPAELTKALEGMGGALGGLANMVGDVPSPEAADHASAVEREAAEAARAAASAAQQIHDEVRVAEAQATGGTAPQGLPAPEPVSPGSLLNDPADRRERG
- a CDS encoding serine hydrolase domain-containing protein, with protein sequence MPLLPETIRQVDLLVGRAQAEGRTPSLALGVVRDGELVHLAGAGEHPRPDADRQYRIGSISKTMTAVLVMQQRDAGRLALDDPLERHLPGTPVGALTLRQLLGHAGGLQREPDGSWWERTEGADLATLLAGLTPDKIAYPPHHVYHYSNLAYGLLGGVLERITGTPWYDLLRERLLDPLGMHRTTYHATEPYARGHVVHPWHDTLREEPRTDTGAMAPAGQLWSTVEDLGRWAAFLADPAPALLARETVTEMCAPVVISDVDAWTGGHGLGVELYRVGERVYLGHGGSMPGYLAGLVVHRPTRTAVVDFANSYGLRGGHHIVGLARQVLTVVLEAEPTAPRPWVPAGVPSAELAELTGRWWWMGIEYELRPDPSGDLWAGPVGQPVLRFTRVDRDRWLGRSGSQHGETLTVLRDEAGQPVALDIATFVFTRTPDQEP